One stretch of Variovorax sp. 54 DNA includes these proteins:
- a CDS encoding alkaline phosphatase, which translates to MNHRLIAPALLGASLMLSACGGSNNNSPSLPFLPPPTTPPPAAQAQKNILFFLGDGMGITTLTAARIYKVGEDGDLTIDTLPETAFVHTYSNDAQVTDSAPSMSAYMTGVKMNNEVISMSAETKATDAAGKAYHVNFDSTCPSGNGQAVDTLLEQSKAKGYATGVVTTTRITHATPAATYSHVCHRDAENTIAAALVPGGAGYNGKLGDGVDVFFGGGTDYFTAKEAGGKRNDKRDLIAELKTAKYSFAASRAEFDKLPADGATKIAGLFTKSHMAYDLDRNPTKEPSLAEMTGKAIDALAARKKGFFLMVEGGRIDHALHATNARRALQDTGAFDDAIKLALQKMQTIDPGLKNTLVVVTADHDHTLQLNGYAARTGKTESGKPGVLGLVKDYVDTSKTSKDVNGMPYTIIGFGNGPNRTARDIAISEADLELADYRQEAVVPMDPASDSETHGGADVFLGAQGLGADNFSGVITNTDVFGLIRKAVGL; encoded by the coding sequence ATGAACCACCGTTTGATCGCCCCGGCGCTGCTGGGCGCTTCACTGATGCTGTCCGCCTGCGGCGGCAGCAACAACAACAGCCCGTCGCTGCCGTTTCTTCCGCCGCCCACCACGCCGCCGCCGGCCGCGCAGGCACAGAAGAACATCCTGTTCTTCCTGGGCGACGGCATGGGCATCACCACGCTGACCGCCGCGCGCATCTACAAGGTCGGCGAGGACGGCGACCTGACGATCGACACGCTGCCCGAGACCGCCTTCGTCCACACCTACTCGAACGACGCACAGGTGACCGACAGCGCGCCCTCGATGTCGGCCTACATGACCGGTGTGAAGATGAACAACGAGGTCATCTCGATGAGCGCCGAAACCAAGGCCACCGACGCCGCGGGCAAGGCCTACCACGTCAACTTCGACAGCACTTGCCCCTCGGGCAACGGCCAGGCCGTCGACACGCTGCTGGAGCAGAGCAAGGCCAAGGGCTACGCCACCGGCGTGGTCACGACCACGCGCATCACGCACGCCACGCCCGCCGCCACGTATTCGCACGTGTGCCACCGTGACGCCGAGAACACCATCGCCGCCGCGCTGGTGCCGGGCGGCGCCGGCTACAACGGCAAGCTGGGCGACGGCGTCGACGTGTTCTTCGGTGGCGGCACCGACTACTTCACGGCCAAGGAAGCCGGCGGCAAGCGCAACGACAAGCGCGACCTGATCGCCGAGCTGAAGACCGCGAAGTACAGCTTCGCCGCCAGCCGGGCCGAGTTCGACAAGCTGCCGGCCGACGGCGCCACCAAGATCGCCGGCCTCTTCACCAAGAGCCACATGGCCTACGACCTGGACCGCAACCCGACCAAGGAACCCAGCCTGGCCGAGATGACCGGCAAGGCCATCGACGCGCTGGCCGCGCGCAAGAAGGGCTTCTTCCTGATGGTGGAAGGCGGACGCATCGACCACGCCCTGCACGCCACCAACGCGCGCCGCGCGCTGCAGGACACCGGCGCCTTCGACGACGCCATCAAGCTGGCGCTGCAGAAGATGCAGACCATCGACCCGGGCCTGAAGAACACGCTGGTGGTGGTCACGGCCGACCACGACCACACGCTGCAGCTCAACGGCTATGCCGCGCGCACGGGCAAGACCGAATCGGGTAAGCCCGGCGTGCTCGGCCTGGTGAAGGACTACGTCGACACCAGCAAGACCAGCAAGGACGTGAACGGCATGCCCTACACCATCATCGGTTTCGGCAACGGCCCGAACCGCACGGCGCGCGACATCGCGATCAGCGAGGCCGACCTGGAGCTGGCCGACTACCGCCAGGAAGCCGTGGTGCCGATGGACCCCGCGAGCGATTCCGAAACCCACGGCGGCGCCGACGTGTTCCTGGGCGCGCAAGGCCTGGGCGCCGACAACTTCTCGGGCGTGATCACCAACACCGACGTGTTCGGCCTGATCCGGAAGGCGGTCGGCCTGTGA
- a CDS encoding DUF2177 family protein, whose protein sequence is MTARHLLAWAATLVVLLALDTLWLGFVADGLYQREMGTLMSPDPRLGVATAFYLLYPIGLLVFAIVPGLRAQGVVRAALLGGLFGLFCYGTYDLTNLAVVRGWPLALSFIDMAWGTLVSGVATGAGALAWRWHMTRQRQSPTNKD, encoded by the coding sequence ATGACCGCCAGACACCTTCTCGCATGGGCCGCCACCCTGGTGGTGCTGCTGGCGCTCGACACGCTCTGGCTCGGCTTCGTCGCCGACGGCCTCTACCAGCGCGAGATGGGCACGCTGATGTCGCCCGACCCGCGGCTGGGCGTGGCCACGGCGTTCTACCTGCTCTACCCGATCGGCCTGCTGGTCTTCGCCATCGTGCCGGGCCTGCGGGCGCAAGGCGTGGTGCGCGCGGCGCTGCTGGGCGGCCTGTTCGGCCTCTTCTGCTACGGCACCTACGACCTGACGAACCTGGCCGTGGTCCGCGGCTGGCCGCTGGCGCTGTCGTTCATCGACATGGCCTGGGGCACGCTGGTCAGTGGCGTGGCAACCGGTGCGGGTGCACTGGCGTGGCGCTGGCACATGACACGCCAAAGACAGTCGCCCACAAACAAAGACTGA
- a CDS encoding cyanophycin metabolism-associated ABC transporter, with protein sequence MQHHDPVGAQVGETEAVSGALKSRLAGAENVLVTLAVDLDDQLRFATGLVALTDQRLIALEPGGEWREWPLTDQALEMRLSDHAGVGTLDLIGPSGQLTRWRYTLAGQPAALKLLKLFGQRAAPAVTKATEEVPELLDAEGTDTELQTPPSTWVLLRLGRFAGPYRKQLILGFVLTLISTAATLVPPYLTIPLMDDILIPFQNGQKIDSGRVGLYLGGLLIAALVGWGLGWARTYLLALVSERIGADLRTTTYEHLLTLPLDYFGGKRTGDLMARIGSETDRINVFLSLHALDFANDVLMIVMTAVILFSINPLLAVVTLVPLPFIAWMIHVVRDRLRTGFEKIDRVWSEVTNVLADTIPGIRVVKAFAQERREAERFRVANAYNLQVNDKLNRTWSLFTPTVSLLTEIGLLVVWAFGIWQVARGHITVGVLTAFIAYIGRFYTRLDSMSRIVSVTQKAAAGAKRIFDILDHVSNVPEPANPVKVERVQGRIEMSGLGFRYGSRAVIHDLDLTIEPGEMIGLVGHSGSGKSTLVNLICRFYDVTDGAIKVDGTDIRRFAVADYRRHVGLVLQEPFLFFGTIAQNIAYGKPDATREEVVAAARAAHAHDFILRLPHGYDSLVGERGQGLSGGERQRISIARALLIDPRILILDEATSAVDTETEKEIQKALDNLVQGRTTIAIAHRLSTLRKADRLVVMDRGEVVEVGPHDALMAKQGAYWRLYQAQLRQGDEDDVSEGAADERANAQAPLAVSHAAHPAGDV encoded by the coding sequence ATGCAACATCACGATCCAGTCGGCGCCCAGGTGGGCGAAACGGAGGCGGTCTCAGGCGCGCTGAAAAGCCGACTCGCTGGCGCTGAAAACGTTCTGGTAACACTTGCGGTTGACCTCGACGACCAACTTCGCTTCGCCACGGGCCTCGTCGCCCTGACCGACCAGCGGCTCATCGCCCTGGAACCCGGCGGCGAATGGCGTGAGTGGCCACTCACCGATCAGGCCTTGGAAATGCGTCTTTCCGACCACGCAGGCGTCGGAACCCTCGACCTCATCGGCCCTTCCGGACAGCTCACCCGCTGGCGCTACACCCTGGCCGGCCAGCCGGCGGCGCTCAAGCTGCTCAAGTTGTTCGGCCAGCGCGCCGCGCCGGCTGTCACGAAGGCGACAGAAGAGGTGCCCGAACTTCTCGATGCCGAGGGCACCGACACCGAGCTTCAGACCCCGCCTTCGACCTGGGTGCTGCTGCGCCTGGGCCGCTTCGCCGGGCCGTACCGCAAGCAGCTGATCCTCGGGTTTGTTCTGACCCTGATCTCCACCGCCGCCACGCTGGTGCCGCCGTACCTGACCATCCCGCTGATGGACGACATCCTGATCCCGTTCCAGAACGGGCAGAAGATCGACTCCGGCCGGGTCGGCCTGTACCTGGGCGGCCTGCTGATCGCGGCGCTGGTCGGCTGGGGGCTCGGCTGGGCGCGCACCTACCTGCTGGCGCTGGTGTCCGAGCGCATCGGCGCCGACCTGCGCACCACCACCTACGAGCACCTGCTGACCCTGCCGCTGGACTACTTCGGCGGCAAACGCACCGGCGACCTCATGGCGCGCATCGGCTCGGAAACCGACCGCATCAACGTCTTTCTGTCGCTGCATGCGCTCGATTTCGCGAACGACGTGCTGATGATCGTCATGACGGCGGTCATCCTGTTCTCGATCAACCCGCTGCTGGCCGTGGTCACGCTGGTGCCGCTGCCCTTCATCGCCTGGATGATCCACGTCGTGCGCGACCGCCTGCGCACCGGCTTCGAGAAGATCGACCGCGTCTGGTCCGAAGTGACCAACGTGCTGGCCGACACCATCCCCGGCATCCGCGTGGTCAAGGCCTTCGCGCAGGAGCGCCGCGAAGCCGAGCGCTTCCGCGTGGCCAATGCCTACAACCTGCAGGTCAACGACAAGCTCAACCGCACCTGGTCGCTGTTCACGCCGACCGTGTCGCTGCTCACCGAAATCGGCCTGCTCGTGGTCTGGGCCTTCGGCATCTGGCAGGTGGCGCGCGGCCACATCACGGTGGGTGTGCTCACCGCGTTCATCGCCTACATCGGCCGCTTCTACACGCGCCTCGATTCGATGAGCCGCATCGTCTCGGTCACGCAGAAGGCCGCCGCCGGCGCCAAGCGCATCTTCGACATCCTGGACCACGTGAGCAACGTGCCCGAGCCCGCCAACCCGGTGAAGGTGGAGCGCGTGCAGGGCCGCATCGAGATGAGCGGGCTGGGCTTTCGCTACGGCTCGCGCGCCGTCATTCACGACCTCGACCTGACCATCGAGCCCGGCGAGATGATCGGCCTCGTGGGCCACAGCGGCTCGGGCAAGAGCACGCTGGTCAACCTGATCTGCCGCTTCTACGACGTGACCGACGGCGCCATCAAGGTCGACGGCACCGACATCCGCCGCTTCGCCGTGGCCGACTACCGCCGCCACGTCGGGCTGGTGCTGCAGGAGCCGTTTTTGTTCTTCGGCACCATCGCGCAGAACATCGCCTACGGCAAGCCCGACGCCACGCGCGAAGAGGTCGTGGCCGCAGCCCGCGCGGCCCACGCGCACGACTTCATCCTGCGCCTGCCGCACGGCTATGACTCGCTGGTCGGCGAGCGCGGCCAGGGCCTGTCGGGTGGCGAGCGCCAGCGCATCAGCATTGCGCGCGCACTGCTCATCGACCCGCGCATCCTGATCCTCGACGAGGCCACCTCGGCCGTCGACACCGAGACCGAAAAGGAAATCCAGAAGGCGCTCGACAACCTCGTGCAGGGCCGCACCACCATCGCCATCGCGCACCGTTTGTCCACGCTGCGCAAGGCCGACCGCCTCGTGGTCATGGACCGCGGCGAGGTGGTCGAGGTCGGGCCGCACGACGCGCTCATGGCGAAGCAGGGCGCCTATTGGCGCCTGTACCAGGCGCAGCTGCGCCAGGGCGACGAAGACGATGTGAGCGAAGGTGCTGCCGACGAGCGCGCCAACGCCCAGGCGCCGCTGGCCGTGAGCCACGCCGCCCATCCGGCAGGGGACGTGTGA
- a CDS encoding cyanophycin metabolism-associated DUF1854 family protein, which translates to MSSNNNFELARDTFGRLVLTDAQGERHVGVTPVRAFPLSAPNEGVSLVGSEGRELVWVDRVDQLPAPTQALLTEELAVRDFAPTLLKLHGVSSFGVPSTWTVSTDRGDTSFVLKAEEDIRRLDGGALLIASAHGVQFRIPDAKTLDRASRKLLERFL; encoded by the coding sequence ATGAGCAGCAACAACAACTTTGAACTGGCCCGCGACACCTTCGGCCGCCTCGTGCTGACCGACGCACAGGGCGAGCGCCACGTGGGCGTGACGCCCGTGCGCGCATTTCCACTCAGCGCGCCCAATGAGGGCGTGTCGCTCGTCGGCAGCGAAGGCCGCGAACTCGTGTGGGTCGATCGCGTCGACCAGCTGCCCGCACCCACGCAGGCGCTGCTGACCGAAGAACTCGCCGTGCGCGACTTCGCGCCGACGCTGCTGAAGCTGCACGGCGTGTCGAGCTTCGGCGTGCCCAGCACCTGGACCGTGAGCACCGACCGGGGCGACACCAGCTTCGTGCTCAAGGCCGAGGAAGACATCCGCCGCCTCGACGGCGGCGCGCTGCTCATCGCGAGCGCGCACGGCGTGCAGTTCCGCATTCCCGATGCGAAGACGCTCGACCGCGCCTCGCGCAAGCTGCTGGAGCGCTTCCTTTAA
- a CDS encoding alkaline phosphatase → MHTTMNRTLRTTRLAAALVCAAAGTLATGAHAAGEAKNVIFFLGDGMGPVTVTAARIYKGEKQLAAKPGSLVSPERANLTMQSLPYAARVKTFSLDGQTTDSAPSMAAYMTGVKMRNEVISMSSDTVAVDSAGKQYINGENTTCPPTNGQAADTLLELAKAKGRAVGAVSTTRVGHATPATTYAHICNRNGYNTIAEQSVPGHANYNPKLLDGVDVLLGGGQRNYLPTTVLAGSKRTDGVNLVTAMQAKGYTYVDTGTKLRAVDAGATGKLLGLFTPSEMAYELDRVKQSLDQPSLSEMTEKALGVLSKNDKGFFLMVEGGRIDHALHGTNAKRALEDTLAFDTAIQTALDYMNKKDPGLKNTLVVVTADHDHAIAFNGYPKIGNPILGKVNGYADGKPSKAADGKPYTTLVFGNGGRPNATASSQVNPEDGNKPWIAPARGASRDDQTAMDTTDDNFLQEVGINLGTPGSETHGGGDVMLFAGGAGAKLFKGTVENIKVFNKVKEAAGL, encoded by the coding sequence ATGCACACGACCATGAACCGCACCCTCCGCACCACCCGCCTGGCCGCCGCGCTCGTCTGCGCCGCCGCCGGCACGCTCGCCACCGGCGCCCACGCCGCCGGCGAAGCCAAGAACGTGATCTTCTTCCTCGGCGACGGCATGGGCCCCGTCACCGTGACCGCCGCGCGCATCTACAAGGGCGAGAAGCAGCTGGCCGCCAAGCCCGGCTCGCTGGTGAGCCCCGAGCGCGCGAACCTCACGATGCAGTCGCTGCCGTATGCGGCGCGTGTGAAGACCTTCTCGCTCGACGGCCAGACCACCGACAGCGCGCCCTCGATGGCCGCCTACATGACCGGCGTGAAGATGCGCAACGAGGTGATCTCGATGTCCAGCGACACGGTCGCCGTCGACAGCGCCGGCAAGCAGTACATCAACGGCGAGAACACCACCTGCCCGCCGACCAACGGCCAGGCCGCCGACACGCTGCTCGAACTCGCCAAGGCCAAGGGCCGCGCGGTCGGCGCCGTGTCGACCACGCGCGTCGGCCATGCCACGCCGGCCACCACCTACGCGCACATCTGCAACCGCAACGGCTACAACACCATCGCCGAGCAGAGCGTGCCGGGCCACGCCAACTACAACCCCAAGCTGCTCGACGGCGTGGACGTGCTGCTGGGTGGCGGCCAGCGCAACTACCTGCCGACCACGGTGCTGGCAGGCAGCAAGCGCACCGACGGCGTGAACCTGGTGACTGCGATGCAGGCCAAGGGCTACACCTACGTCGACACCGGCACCAAGCTGCGCGCCGTCGACGCGGGCGCCACGGGCAAGCTGCTGGGCCTGTTCACGCCGAGCGAAATGGCCTACGAGCTCGACCGCGTGAAGCAGAGCCTCGACCAGCCGAGCCTGTCGGAAATGACCGAGAAGGCGTTGGGCGTGCTCAGCAAGAACGACAAGGGCTTCTTCCTCATGGTGGAAGGCGGGCGCATTGACCACGCGCTGCACGGCACCAACGCCAAGCGCGCGCTGGAAGACACGCTGGCCTTCGACACGGCCATCCAGACCGCGCTGGACTACATGAACAAGAAGGACCCGGGCCTGAAGAACACGCTGGTGGTGGTCACGGCCGACCACGACCACGCGATCGCCTTCAACGGCTATCCGAAGATCGGCAACCCGATCCTGGGCAAGGTCAACGGCTACGCCGACGGCAAGCCGTCGAAGGCGGCGGACGGCAAGCCCTACACCACGCTGGTGTTCGGCAACGGCGGCCGGCCCAACGCGACGGCCTCCAGCCAGGTCAACCCGGAAGACGGCAACAAGCCGTGGATCGCGCCGGCGCGCGGCGCCTCGCGCGACGACCAGACCGCGATGGACACCACGGACGACAACTTCCTGCAGGAAGTCGGCATCAACCTGGGCACGCCGGGTTCGGAAACGCACGGCGGCGGCGACGTGATGCTGTTCGCCGGCGGTGCGGGCGCGAAGCTCTTCAAGGGCACCGTGGAGAACATCAAGGTGTTCAACAAGGTCAAGGAAGCGGCGGGCCTGTGA
- the queC gene encoding 7-cyano-7-deazaguanine synthase QueC, which produces MPLHTTALVLFSGGQDSATCLAEALSKYQRVETLGFDYGQRHRVELDVRGTVLAQMRERFPEWAPRLGEDHVLTLAALAQLGGSSLTEEVAFAMQADGLPNTFVPGRNLLFLTLAGALAYRRGLQVIVTGVCETDFSGYPDCRDDTMKAMQLALSLGLERRLVIETPLMWIDKAETWALAHRLGGQPLVDLIVEETHTCYLGDREHRQAWGYGCGECPACDLRKKGWERYVAAG; this is translated from the coding sequence ATGCCCCTGCACACCACCGCCCTCGTTCTGTTTTCCGGCGGCCAGGACTCGGCCACCTGCCTGGCCGAAGCCCTGTCCAAGTACCAGCGTGTCGAAACCCTGGGCTTCGACTACGGCCAGCGTCACCGCGTCGAGCTCGACGTGCGCGGCACCGTGCTCGCCCAGATGCGCGAGCGTTTTCCCGAATGGGCGCCGCGCCTGGGCGAAGACCACGTGCTCACGCTGGCCGCGCTGGCCCAGCTCGGCGGCTCGTCGCTCACCGAAGAAGTCGCCTTCGCCATGCAGGCCGACGGCCTGCCCAACACCTTCGTGCCCGGGCGCAACCTGCTGTTCCTCACGCTCGCGGGCGCGCTGGCCTACCGGCGCGGGCTGCAGGTGATCGTCACCGGTGTCTGCGAGACCGACTTCTCGGGCTACCCCGACTGTCGCGACGACACCATGAAGGCGATGCAGCTCGCACTGTCGCTGGGCCTGGAGCGCCGCCTCGTCATCGAGACGCCGCTCATGTGGATCGACAAGGCCGAGACCTGGGCGCTGGCCCACCGCCTGGGCGGCCAGCCGCTGGTCGACCTGATCGTCGAAGAAACCCACACCTGCTACCTCGGCGATCGCGAGCATCGCCAGGCCTGGGGCTACGGCTGCGGCGAATGCCCGGCCTGCGACCTGCGCAAGAAGGGCTGGGAGCGCTACGTCGCTGCGGGCTGA
- a CDS encoding cyanophycin synthetase: MTRFDDIQLLRINYLRGPNLWTYRPVLEVWLDLGKLEDFPSNKIDGFTDRLTTLLPALIEHHCGVGERGGFIQRLTEGTWSGHVLEHVVIELLNLAGMPTGFGQTRSTSEHGVYRMVFRARDEQVARVALAEGHRLLMAAINNDPFTAADVQTAVEAVKAKVEDCYLGPSTAAIVSAATDRGIPHMRLNSGNLVQLGYGANQQRIWTAETDYTSAIGESIASDKELTKSLLASCGVPVPHGQVVESPEEAWEAAEDIGLPVVVKPSDANHGRGVSLELTTREEVMAAFAVAEPEGSDVMVERFIRGHEHRLLVVGGEVVAAARGEIITVTGDGTNTVAGLIDKQLNSDPRRGAEEEFPLDVIVLATDAKLQLELKRQELDGSSVPAAGRVVTIQRNGNMAYDCTDLVHPEVAHAAVLAARVVGLDIAGIDMVAQDISRPLGPQGGAIVEVNAGPGLLMHLKPAIGSPRPVGRAICDHLFPNDAPGRIPVVGVAGSRDTAVLARLVAWLINLGGRHTGLACRDGLFLERRRVDARPSANWDAGHRLLVNRAVEAVVIENGAETILRDGLAYDRCEVGIVTDLEGSEALADYDITESDQMVKVLRTQVDVVLAEGTAVLNADEPRIAALAPLCDGDVILYAADPQAAALSAHQAAGGKAVLVRQDRVVLANGTSESFLPGLGRLTIWRATHVGVSLESLLAAVAAGWALGIPLNLIGAGVEAFEADLQAALASLQLSQASPLSPQQQLA; the protein is encoded by the coding sequence ATGACCCGTTTCGACGACATCCAATTGCTGCGCATCAACTATTTGCGCGGTCCCAACCTCTGGACCTACCGTCCGGTGCTCGAAGTCTGGCTCGACCTGGGCAAGCTCGAGGACTTCCCCTCCAACAAGATCGACGGTTTCACCGACCGGCTGACCACCCTGCTGCCGGCGCTCATCGAGCACCACTGCGGCGTGGGCGAGCGCGGTGGCTTCATCCAGCGCCTCACCGAAGGCACCTGGTCGGGCCACGTGCTCGAACACGTCGTGATCGAGCTGCTGAACCTGGCCGGCATGCCGACCGGCTTCGGGCAGACCCGCAGCACCTCGGAGCACGGCGTGTACCGCATGGTGTTCCGTGCCCGTGACGAACAGGTCGCCCGCGTGGCGCTGGCCGAAGGCCACCGCCTGCTGATGGCGGCCATCAACAACGACCCGTTCACCGCGGCCGACGTGCAAACGGCCGTCGAGGCGGTCAAGGCCAAGGTCGAAGACTGCTACCTCGGCCCGAGCACCGCGGCCATCGTGTCCGCCGCCACCGACCGCGGCATTCCGCACATGCGCCTGAACAGCGGCAACCTGGTGCAGCTGGGCTACGGCGCCAACCAGCAGCGCATCTGGACCGCGGAAACCGACTACACCAGCGCCATCGGCGAATCGATTGCCAGCGACAAAGAGCTGACCAAGTCGCTGCTCGCGAGCTGCGGCGTGCCCGTGCCGCACGGCCAGGTGGTCGAGTCGCCCGAAGAAGCCTGGGAAGCCGCCGAGGACATCGGCCTGCCCGTGGTCGTGAAACCGTCGGACGCCAACCACGGCCGCGGCGTGTCGCTCGAGCTGACCACGCGCGAGGAAGTCATGGCCGCCTTCGCGGTCGCCGAGCCCGAAGGCAGCGACGTGATGGTCGAGCGCTTCATCCGCGGCCACGAACACCGCCTGCTGGTGGTGGGCGGCGAGGTGGTGGCGGCCGCACGCGGCGAGATCATCACCGTGACCGGCGACGGCACGAACACCGTGGCCGGGCTGATCGACAAGCAGCTCAACAGCGACCCGCGCCGCGGCGCCGAAGAAGAGTTTCCGCTCGACGTGATCGTGCTGGCCACCGACGCCAAGCTGCAACTGGAACTCAAGCGCCAGGAGCTCGACGGCAGCTCGGTGCCGGCCGCCGGCCGCGTGGTCACGATCCAGCGCAACGGCAACATGGCCTACGACTGCACCGACCTCGTGCACCCCGAGGTGGCGCACGCCGCCGTGCTCGCCGCCCGCGTGGTCGGCCTGGACATCGCGGGCATCGACATGGTCGCGCAAGACATCTCCAGGCCGCTGGGCCCGCAGGGCGGCGCGATCGTCGAAGTGAACGCCGGCCCCGGCCTGCTGATGCACCTGAAGCCGGCCATCGGCTCGCCGCGCCCCGTGGGCCGCGCCATCTGCGACCACCTGTTCCCGAACGACGCACCCGGCCGCATCCCCGTGGTGGGCGTGGCCGGCTCGCGCGACACCGCCGTGCTCGCACGGCTGGTGGCCTGGCTCATCAACCTCGGCGGGCGCCACACCGGCCTGGCCTGCCGCGACGGCCTGTTCCTCGAACGCCGCCGCGTCGACGCACGCCCCAGCGCCAACTGGGACGCCGGCCACCGCCTGCTCGTGAACCGCGCCGTCGAGGCCGTGGTGATCGAGAACGGCGCCGAAACCATCCTGCGCGACGGCCTGGCCTACGACCGCTGCGAAGTCGGCATCGTGACCGACCTCGAAGGCTCCGAAGCTCTGGCCGACTACGACATCACCGAGAGCGACCAGATGGTCAAGGTGCTGCGCACGCAGGTCGACGTGGTGCTGGCCGAAGGCACCGCCGTGCTGAACGCCGACGAGCCGCGCATCGCCGCGCTGGCGCCGCTGTGCGACGGCGACGTCATCCTCTATGCGGCCGACCCGCAGGCCGCCGCGCTGTCCGCGCACCAGGCTGCCGGCGGCAAGGCCGTGCTGGTGCGCCAGGACCGCGTGGTGCTGGCCAACGGCACGAGCGAATCGTTCCTGCCCGGCCTGGGCCGCCTGACCATCTGGCGTGCGACCCACGTGGGCGTGAGCCTCGAAAGCCTGCTGGCCGCCGTGGCCGCGGGCTGGGCCCTGGGCATTCCGCTCAACCTGATCGGCGCCGGCGTCGAGGCCTTCGAAGCCGACCTGCAGGCGGCCCTGGCCTCGCTGCAGCTGTCGCAGGCCTCGCCGCTTTCCCCCCAACAACAACTGGCATGA